The following are encoded in a window of Pseudomonas sp. JQ170C genomic DNA:
- a CDS encoding amino acid aminotransferase, whose product MFKHVDAYAGDPILSLMETFKADPRANKVNLSIGLYYDAAGVVPQLAAVGEAERRMAGQPHEASLYLPMEGLNSYRQAIQALLFGADHPAVQGGRVATVQTVGGSGALKVGADFLKRYFPQSQVWVSNPTWDNHRAIFEGAGFTVNTYPYFDQGTRGLDFDGMLATLNTLPANSVVLLHPCCHNPTGVDLSQAQWQQVIEVVKARTLIPFLDIAYQGFGEGLDEDAYAIREVARAGVPCLVSNSFSKIFSLYGERVGGLSVVCDDADTAQSVLGQLKATVRRNYSSPPNFGAQLVAAVLGDAELNAQWAVEVEQMRLRILQMRQGLVDALAVLLPGQDFSFFLSQRGMFSYTGLSVEQVRRLRDEFGVYLIDSGRVCMSGLRPDNLQQVAEAIAAVQ is encoded by the coding sequence GTGTTCAAACATGTCGATGCCTATGCCGGCGATCCGATTCTGTCCCTGATGGAGACCTTCAAGGCCGACCCTCGTGCCAACAAGGTCAACCTGAGTATCGGCCTGTATTACGACGCCGCCGGCGTGGTTCCGCAGCTGGCGGCGGTGGGCGAAGCCGAGCGACGCATGGCCGGCCAGCCGCACGAAGCCTCGCTGTACCTGCCGATGGAAGGCCTGAACAGCTATCGCCAGGCGATCCAGGCGCTGCTGTTCGGCGCTGACCATCCCGCCGTGCAGGGCGGCCGCGTGGCCACCGTGCAGACCGTCGGCGGCTCCGGCGCGCTGAAAGTCGGTGCCGACTTCCTCAAGCGTTACTTCCCGCAATCCCAGGTATGGGTGAGCAATCCGACCTGGGACAACCACCGGGCGATCTTTGAAGGCGCAGGTTTTACCGTCAACACCTACCCCTACTTCGACCAGGGCACCCGTGGCCTGGACTTCGACGGCATGCTGGCGACCCTCAACACCTTGCCGGCCAACAGCGTCGTGTTGCTGCACCCGTGCTGCCACAACCCCACGGGTGTCGACCTGAGCCAGGCGCAATGGCAGCAGGTGATCGAGGTGGTCAAGGCGCGCACCCTCATTCCCTTCCTGGACATCGCCTACCAGGGCTTCGGCGAAGGCCTGGACGAAGACGCCTATGCCATTCGCGAAGTGGCCCGTGCCGGCGTGCCGTGCCTGGTCAGCAACTCGTTCTCGAAGATCTTCTCGCTGTATGGCGAGCGGGTAGGCGGGCTGTCGGTGGTCTGTGACGACGCCGATACCGCCCAGAGCGTGCTGGGCCAGCTCAAGGCCACCGTGCGCCGCAACTACTCCAGCCCGCCGAACTTCGGTGCCCAGCTGGTCGCCGCGGTGCTGGGCGACGCCGAGCTCAATGCCCAATGGGCGGTGGAAGTGGAGCAGATGCGCCTGCGCATCCTGCAAATGCGCCAGGGCCTGGTGGATGCCCTGGCCGTGCTGCTGCCGGGCCAGGACTTCAGCTTCTTCCTGAGCCAGCGTGGGATGTTCAGCTACACCGGCCTGAGCGTCGAGCAGGTCCGTCGCCTGCGTGACGAGTTCGGTGTGTACCTGATCGACAGCGGCCGGGTGTGCATGTCGGGCCTGCGCCCGGACAACCTGCAACAAGTGGCCGAGGCCATCGCCGCCGTTCAATAA
- a CDS encoding response regulator transcription factor: MPGLSPDLEAGQPRLPTPLSAREQHVLGCLAQGLSDKQIARALGISDQTARTHRRNMLDKTSTANVCALLYLAFTHGWLPWPGRAHPMQGCTD; encoded by the coding sequence GTGCCTGGCCTCAGCCCCGACCTTGAGGCCGGGCAACCAAGGTTGCCGACGCCGTTGTCTGCACGTGAACAGCACGTGCTTGGCTGCCTGGCCCAGGGGCTGAGCGACAAGCAGATTGCCCGCGCGCTGGGTATCAGCGACCAGACCGCGCGTACCCATCGACGCAACATGCTCGACAAGACGTCGACGGCCAATGTCTGTGCGCTGTTGTACCTGGCCTTCACCCACGGCTGGCTGCCATGGCCGGGCAGGGCCCACCCCATGCAGGGATGCACAGATTAA
- a CDS encoding response regulator transcription factor — MRLSDRETEVLSWVARGLTDREVARRLSIALSTARKHRENVHAKLKVGRASALVARYLCLASAPTLRPGNQGCRRRCLHVNSTCLAAWPRG, encoded by the coding sequence ATGCGATTGAGCGACCGGGAAACCGAAGTGCTTTCGTGGGTTGCGCGTGGGTTGACTGATCGGGAAGTTGCCCGGCGGTTGTCCATCGCCCTGTCTACGGCGCGCAAACACCGCGAGAATGTGCACGCCAAACTCAAGGTCGGCAGGGCCAGTGCGTTGGTGGCGCGCTACCTGTGCCTGGCCTCAGCCCCGACCTTGAGGCCGGGCAACCAAGGTTGCCGACGCCGTTGTCTGCACGTGAACAGCACGTGCTTGGCTGCCTGGCCCAGGGGCTGA
- a CDS encoding Ldh family oxidoreductase, which yields MSARPDTAVTQIAFADLQALLHRIFVLNGTSDAVAASLAYNCASAQRDGAHSHGVFRIPGYVSTLASGWVDGQAVPVVEDVASGFVRVDAGGGFAQPALAAARALLVKKARSAGIAVLAIHNSHHFAALWPDVEPFAEEGLVALSVVNSMTCVVPHGARQPLFGTNPIAFAAPCAESDPIVFDMATSAMAHGDVQIAARKGEMLPNGIGVDSEGQPTRDPHKILDGGALLPFGGHKGSALSMMVELLAAALTGGNFSFEFDWSQHPGAKTPWTGQLIIVIDPGKAEGNHFAERSRQLVEQMHAVGLSRMPGERRFREREASEQEGVSLTVQELEQLQAMAG from the coding sequence ATGTCCGCACGCCCCGACACTGCTGTCACGCAGATTGCCTTTGCCGACCTGCAGGCCTTGTTGCACCGGATCTTTGTTCTAAACGGCACCAGTGACGCGGTGGCCGCCAGCCTTGCCTACAACTGCGCCAGCGCCCAGCGCGACGGCGCTCACAGTCATGGCGTATTCCGTATTCCCGGTTATGTGTCGACCCTGGCCAGCGGCTGGGTCGATGGCCAGGCGGTGCCTGTGGTGGAAGACGTGGCCAGCGGTTTCGTGCGCGTCGATGCCGGGGGCGGGTTCGCCCAGCCAGCCCTGGCGGCCGCCCGCGCGCTGCTGGTGAAGAAGGCCCGCAGCGCCGGGATCGCCGTGCTGGCCATCCATAACTCCCATCACTTCGCTGCGCTCTGGCCTGATGTCGAGCCGTTCGCTGAAGAAGGGCTGGTGGCCTTGAGCGTGGTCAACAGCATGACTTGCGTGGTGCCCCACGGTGCCCGCCAACCGCTGTTCGGCACCAACCCGATTGCCTTTGCCGCGCCCTGCGCCGAGAGCGACCCTATCGTGTTCGACATGGCCACCAGCGCCATGGCCCACGGCGATGTACAGATCGCCGCACGCAAGGGCGAGATGCTGCCCAATGGCATCGGCGTAGACAGCGAGGGCCAGCCGACCCGCGACCCCCACAAGATTCTCGACGGTGGCGCTCTGTTGCCCTTCGGCGGGCACAAGGGCTCGGCACTGTCGATGATGGTCGAGTTGCTGGCTGCGGCGTTGACCGGTGGCAACTTCTCGTTCGAGTTCGACTGGTCACAGCACCCCGGGGCGAAAACCCCCTGGACCGGGCAGTTGATCATCGTCATCGACCCGGGCAAGGCCGAAGGCAACCACTTTGCCGAGCGCAGCCGGCAGCTGGTGGAGCAGATGCACGCGGTGGGCTTGAGCCGCATGCCGGGCGAGCGGCGTTTTCGCGAGCGCGAGGCTTCCGAGCAGGAGGGCGTGAGCCTGACGGTGCAGGAGCTTGAGCAATTGCAGGCGATGGCGGGGTAG
- a CDS encoding MurR/RpiR family transcriptional regulator, with protein MSQPIKQRLENSLHNAAASGRKIASYMLANLTDLPFETSASLAAKIGVSESSVGRFCRALGYEHLKALKHDLKDDLGDGPWLVGDRLQEFRQHHGKDAAGIARSLEQEVGALVRVYEYSRTDAWQTVSQRLAQRRKVFVAGFQTERGIALCMTHLLQYLRDGVQVVDGSAGHFGEVLLSAPADSALVVFEARRYSRHALTLCRKAREAGIPVTLVTDTFCDWADANADEVFRIPTEFNLFWESTATMLSWVHLMVNEVCKKLGPDVEKRLEATAALHNEFVGYTSASKQ; from the coding sequence GTGAGCCAACCGATCAAGCAACGCCTGGAAAACAGCCTGCATAACGCAGCGGCTTCGGGTCGCAAGATCGCCAGCTACATGCTCGCCAACCTCACCGACCTGCCGTTTGAAACCTCGGCAAGCCTGGCGGCGAAAATCGGCGTCAGTGAGTCCAGTGTCGGGCGGTTCTGCCGTGCCCTGGGCTATGAACACCTCAAGGCCCTCAAACACGATCTCAAGGACGACCTGGGCGATGGACCCTGGCTGGTCGGTGATCGTTTGCAAGAATTCCGCCAACACCATGGCAAGGATGCCGCCGGCATCGCCCGCAGCCTCGAGCAGGAAGTCGGGGCGCTGGTGCGGGTCTACGAGTACAGCCGTACCGACGCCTGGCAAACCGTCAGCCAGCGCCTGGCGCAGCGGCGCAAGGTGTTTGTCGCCGGCTTTCAGACCGAGCGCGGCATCGCCCTGTGCATGACCCACCTGCTGCAGTACCTGCGTGATGGCGTGCAGGTGGTCGATGGCAGCGCCGGGCATTTTGGCGAGGTGCTGCTGAGCGCCCCGGCCGACAGCGCCCTGGTGGTGTTCGAGGCCCGTCGCTACTCACGCCATGCCCTGACCCTGTGCCGCAAGGCACGCGAAGCGGGCATCCCGGTAACACTGGTTACCGACACCTTCTGTGACTGGGCCGATGCCAACGCCGATGAGGTGTTTCGTATCCCCACCGAATTCAATCTGTTCTGGGAGTCCACCGCGACGATGCTGTCGTGGGTACACCTGATGGTCAACGAGGTCTGCAAGAAGCTAGGACCGGATGTTGAAAAACGCTTGGAAGCAACTGCCGCTCTACACAACGAATTCGTTGGCTACACGTCAGCGAGCAAACAATAG
- a CDS encoding transporter substrate-binding domain-containing protein gives MKPVIRFAGACALLLAGITSAQAETLKIATEGAYPPFNYVDSDNQLHGFDVDITKALCEQMKVECTLVAQDWEGIIPALMAKKYDAVVASMIDTQERRKKIAFTNHYYKTPLSVAVPKDSEISDAQTDFKGYTVGAQASSTQAIYAEDVYGKAGADVKLYPTLDEANADLAAGRLDGVIADKFPLHEWLGKAGKDCCKILGDVNGTKADASIAVRKEDTALRERLNKALDEIVANGTYQKIASRYFDFDIYQ, from the coding sequence ATGAAACCCGTTATCCGCTTTGCAGGTGCGTGCGCCCTGCTGCTGGCCGGCATCACTTCGGCCCAGGCCGAGACCCTCAAGATTGCCACTGAAGGCGCCTACCCGCCGTTCAACTATGTCGATTCGGATAACCAGCTGCATGGCTTTGATGTGGACATCACCAAAGCCCTTTGCGAGCAGATGAAAGTCGAATGCACCCTCGTTGCCCAGGACTGGGAAGGCATCATCCCGGCGCTGATGGCCAAGAAGTACGACGCGGTGGTGGCCTCGATGATCGACACCCAGGAGCGGCGCAAGAAGATCGCCTTCACCAACCACTACTACAAGACCCCGCTGTCGGTTGCCGTGCCCAAGGACAGCGAAATCAGCGACGCCCAGACCGACTTCAAGGGCTACACGGTCGGTGCGCAAGCCTCCTCGACCCAGGCCATCTACGCCGAAGACGTCTATGGCAAGGCCGGTGCCGACGTCAAGCTCTACCCCACCCTCGATGAAGCCAACGCCGACCTCGCTGCCGGGCGCCTGGACGGTGTGATCGCCGACAAATTCCCCCTGCACGAATGGCTGGGCAAGGCAGGCAAGGACTGCTGCAAGATCCTCGGCGACGTCAATGGCACCAAGGCCGACGCCTCGATTGCCGTGCGCAAGGAAGACACCGCCCTGCGCGAGCGGCTGAACAAGGCGCTGGACGAAATCGTCGCCAACGGCACCTACCAGAAGATCGCCAGTCGCTACTTCGACTTCGATATCTATCAGTGA
- a CDS encoding ABC transporter permease has product MLEQLSLLSFASGGWGQALLAGALVTISLALACLPIGLPLGLGVALMARSPKRFPRAVATVFSTVFRGLPELLTLLIIYYGCQIAAQKILAAMGYEGEVMINTFLAAMIAFSLVFAAFSSEIWLGAFKTVAKGQYEASQALGLSKATTFRKVVFPQLVRIAMPGLSNNWLSLLKDTSLVSTISLVDLMRQTNLAVSVTKEPMFFYGVACLGYLLFSALSGRVFVYIEQYFSRHMRSART; this is encoded by the coding sequence ATGCTCGAACAACTGTCCCTGTTATCTTTCGCCAGCGGCGGCTGGGGCCAGGCCCTGCTGGCCGGCGCCCTGGTGACCATTTCCCTGGCCCTGGCCTGCCTGCCCATCGGCCTGCCGCTGGGCCTGGGCGTGGCGCTGATGGCGCGCTCGCCCAAGCGTTTCCCACGGGCCGTGGCCACGGTGTTCTCCACGGTGTTCCGTGGCCTGCCTGAACTGCTCACCCTGCTGATCATCTACTACGGCTGCCAGATCGCCGCGCAGAAAATCCTCGCCGCCATGGGCTATGAAGGCGAAGTGATGATCAACACGTTCCTGGCCGCGATGATCGCCTTCAGCCTGGTATTCGCCGCCTTCTCCAGCGAAATCTGGCTGGGCGCTTTCAAGACGGTTGCCAAGGGCCAGTACGAAGCCTCCCAGGCCCTGGGCCTGAGCAAGGCCACCACCTTTCGCAAAGTGGTGTTCCCGCAACTGGTGCGCATCGCCATGCCGGGGTTGTCGAACAACTGGCTGTCGCTGCTCAAGGACACCTCGCTGGTCTCGACCATCTCGCTGGTTGACCTGATGCGCCAGACCAACCTTGCCGTCAGCGTGACCAAGGAACCGATGTTCTTCTACGGCGTCGCCTGCCTGGGCTACCTGCTGTTCTCGGCGCTGTCGGGCCGGGTCTTCGTGTACATCGAGCAGTATTTCAGTCGCCACATGCGGAGTGCCCGGACATGA
- a CDS encoding ABC transporter permease, with translation MSFDQLLALVLDPDLLERYGPRFIDGLLVTGKLVAISFTLGALLGMLLALARLSNNVLLQRFSAGYIYFFRGSPLLAQLFLLYYGLGSLKGFWQDVGLWWFFRDAWYCTVLAFTLNTAAYQAEIFRGSLLAVAPGQYEAAKALSLKRSTTFFKVILPQSLIVAIGPLGNELILMIKASAIASLVTIYDLMGVTKLAFSRSFDFQIYLWAAVLYLLIVEIVRRSLKHIEARLGRHLR, from the coding sequence ATGAGTTTCGATCAACTGCTGGCCCTGGTACTGGACCCCGACCTGCTCGAACGCTACGGCCCCCGCTTTATCGATGGCCTGCTGGTGACCGGCAAGCTGGTGGCGATTTCCTTCACCCTGGGCGCCCTGCTGGGCATGCTGCTGGCCCTGGCGCGGCTGTCGAACAACGTGCTGCTGCAGCGCTTCAGCGCCGGCTACATCTACTTCTTCCGTGGCTCGCCGCTGCTGGCGCAGCTGTTCCTGCTGTACTACGGCCTGGGCTCGCTCAAGGGCTTCTGGCAGGACGTGGGCCTGTGGTGGTTCTTCCGCGATGCCTGGTACTGCACGGTGCTTGCCTTCACCCTCAACACCGCCGCCTACCAGGCCGAGATCTTCCGCGGCAGCCTGCTGGCCGTTGCCCCCGGCCAGTACGAAGCGGCCAAGGCCTTGAGCCTCAAGCGCTCGACCACCTTCTTCAAGGTGATCCTGCCGCAATCGCTGATCGTTGCCATCGGCCCGCTGGGCAATGAACTGATCCTGATGATCAAGGCCAGTGCGATCGCTTCGCTGGTGACCATCTACGACCTGATGGGCGTGACCAAGCTTGCCTTCTCGCGCAGCTTCGACTTCCAGATCTACCTCTGGGCCGCCGTGCTCTATCTGCTGATCGTAGAGATCGTGCGCCGCAGCCTCAAACACATAGAAGCCCGACTGGGCCGCCACCTGCGCTGA
- a CDS encoding NAD(P)/FAD-dependent oxidoreductase, protein MHCQTIVLGAGIVGVSTALHLQARGRKVILIDRDEPGSGTSHGNAGLIERSSVIPYAFPRELSSLLRYGLNRQSDVRYSLTHVPKIAPWLFKYWQNSSAAGLAVATRAMLPLVERCVEEHDALIDAAGLGELVKANGWIEVFRNDAAFSKAQADAHALKPYGLSYEILDRQQLHAREADLSGDVVGGIHWLDPKTVTSPGALTRGYAALFVKRGGQFIHGDARTLRRIDSEWQVDSRQGPITAPEVVVALGPQSGDLFRPLGYSIPLEIKRGYHMHYQGRDGAQLKHSICDAQGGYVLAPMAQGIRLTTGIEFAASTDAANEIQLQRCEALARKIFPLGKRVDAQPWLGRRPCLPDMRPVIGPAAYHKGLWFNFGHAHHGLTLGPVSGRLLAEMMTGETTFTDPAPYSAARFN, encoded by the coding sequence ATGCATTGTCAAACCATCGTTCTGGGCGCCGGGATTGTCGGCGTCAGCACGGCCCTGCACCTGCAGGCCCGCGGGCGCAAGGTCATCCTCATCGACCGCGACGAGCCGGGCAGCGGCACCAGCCATGGCAACGCCGGGCTGATCGAGCGCTCAAGCGTCATTCCCTATGCCTTCCCCCGGGAGCTGTCGAGCCTGCTGCGCTACGGCCTCAATCGTCAGTCCGACGTGCGCTACAGCCTGACCCATGTGCCGAAGATCGCGCCCTGGCTATTCAAGTACTGGCAGAACTCCTCCGCCGCAGGCCTGGCCGTGGCCACCCGGGCCATGCTGCCGCTGGTGGAGCGCTGCGTGGAGGAACACGACGCGCTGATCGACGCTGCAGGGCTTGGCGAACTGGTGAAGGCCAACGGCTGGATCGAGGTGTTTCGCAACGACGCCGCCTTCAGCAAGGCCCAGGCCGATGCCCATGCGCTCAAGCCCTATGGGCTGAGCTACGAGATTCTCGATCGCCAGCAACTGCATGCCCGTGAAGCCGACCTCAGCGGCGATGTGGTCGGCGGCATTCACTGGCTCGACCCCAAGACCGTCACCAGCCCGGGTGCGCTCACCCGTGGCTATGCGGCACTGTTCGTCAAACGCGGCGGCCAGTTCATCCATGGCGATGCGCGCACCCTGCGGCGGATCGACAGCGAATGGCAGGTCGACAGCCGCCAGGGCCCGATCACCGCACCCGAGGTCGTGGTTGCCCTCGGCCCACAGTCGGGCGACCTGTTCAGGCCGCTGGGCTACAGCATTCCGCTGGAGATCAAGCGCGGCTACCACATGCACTACCAGGGCCGCGATGGCGCCCAGCTCAAGCACTCGATCTGCGATGCCCAGGGCGGCTATGTACTGGCGCCGATGGCCCAGGGCATCCGCCTGACCACCGGTATCGAGTTTGCCGCCAGCACTGATGCAGCCAACGAGATCCAACTGCAACGCTGTGAAGCCCTGGCGCGCAAGATCTTCCCACTGGGCAAGCGCGTCGACGCCCAACCCTGGCTGGGCCGACGCCCGTGCCTGCCCGACATGCGCCCGGTCATCGGCCCCGCCGCCTACCACAAGGGCCTGTGGTTCAACTTTGGCCACGCCCACCATGGCCTGACCCTGGGCCCGGTCAGCGGCCGCTTGCTGGCCGAGATGATGACCGGCGAAACCACCTTCACCGACCCTGCGCCCTACAGCGCGGCACGCTTCAATTGA
- a CDS encoding amino acid ABC transporter ATP-binding protein, which yields MTASLSLASSHPAPQTDPRKVVVRIEGLNKHYGAFHVLRDINLNVREGERIVLCGPSGSGKSTLIRCINRLEIAEHGSIRVNDTDLALTSREAGQVRSEIGMVFQHFNLFPHMSVLDNCTLAPMTVRGLSRKEAEERARFYLNKVGIESQAGKYPSQLSGGQQQRVAIARALCMKPKIMLFDEPTSALDPEMVAEVLDVLVKLADTGMTMLCVTHEMGFARQVAERVLFLDGGQIIEDASPEAFFNNPQTARAKGFLAQILH from the coding sequence ATGACCGCTTCACTGAGCCTTGCATCCAGCCACCCTGCCCCGCAAACCGACCCGCGCAAGGTCGTGGTGCGTATCGAGGGGTTGAACAAACACTACGGCGCCTTCCATGTGCTGCGCGACATCAACCTCAATGTGCGCGAGGGTGAACGCATCGTCCTGTGCGGGCCTTCCGGGTCGGGCAAGTCGACCTTGATCCGCTGCATCAACCGCCTGGAAATCGCCGAGCATGGCAGCATCCGCGTCAACGACACCGACCTTGCCCTGACCAGCCGTGAAGCGGGCCAGGTGCGCAGCGAAATCGGCATGGTGTTCCAGCACTTCAACCTGTTCCCGCACATGAGCGTGCTGGACAACTGCACCCTGGCACCGATGACCGTGCGCGGCCTGTCACGCAAGGAGGCCGAGGAGCGTGCGCGGTTCTACTTGAACAAGGTGGGAATCGAGAGCCAGGCCGGCAAATACCCCAGCCAGCTTTCCGGTGGCCAGCAGCAGCGGGTGGCGATTGCCCGGGCGCTGTGCATGAAGCCCAAGATCATGTTGTTCGATGAACCGACCTCGGCGCTGGACCCGGAAATGGTTGCCGAAGTGCTGGATGTGCTGGTGAAACTGGCCGACACCGGCATGACCATGCTGTGCGTGACCCACGAGATGGGCTTTGCCCGGCAAGTGGCTGAACGGGTGCTGTTTCTGGACGGCGGGCAGATCATCGAGGATGCGAGCCCCGAGGCGTTCTTCAATAACCCGCAGACTGCGCGGGCCAAGGGGTTCCTTGCGCAGATTCTGCACTGA
- a CDS encoding gamma-glutamyl-gamma-aminobutyrate hydrolase family protein: MPNSNIGNKNQTLRKPVVLMTMGSQERKGHDYQVMTHKYIVPLVEHAGCVPVLVPTCCGVEDLETYLDMADGVYLTGAGSNIDPALYGQENETPGKGQDRNRDLFDIPLVKLAIARGLPIFGICRGMQEINVALGGDIYQKVYAEAGFNDHRENPEDPVDVQYSAVHNVRIEQGSWLQKLLKTDEIRVNSLHGQGLKNLGKGIEPLARAEDGLVEAIHAPSLSPFLFAVQWHPEWQAAKNPDSVKMFEAFGEACRKQVAKVSGVKKFSSAA; this comes from the coding sequence ATGCCCAACAGCAACATTGGCAATAAGAATCAAACCCTTCGTAAACCCGTCGTCCTGATGACCATGGGCTCCCAGGAGCGCAAAGGTCACGACTATCAGGTCATGACCCACAAATACATCGTCCCGCTGGTTGAACACGCCGGTTGCGTACCGGTCCTGGTTCCGACCTGCTGCGGTGTCGAAGACCTGGAAACCTACCTGGACATGGCCGATGGCGTGTACCTGACCGGTGCCGGCAGCAACATCGACCCGGCCCTGTACGGCCAGGAGAACGAAACCCCAGGCAAAGGCCAGGACCGCAACCGCGACCTGTTCGACATCCCCCTGGTGAAACTGGCCATTGCCCGTGGCTTGCCGATCTTCGGTATCTGCCGTGGCATGCAGGAAATCAACGTGGCCCTGGGGGGTGACATCTACCAGAAGGTCTACGCCGAAGCGGGCTTCAACGATCACCGGGAAAACCCGGAAGATCCGGTCGATGTGCAATACAGCGCCGTGCACAACGTGCGTATCGAGCAAGGTAGCTGGCTGCAGAAGCTGCTCAAGACCGACGAAATCCGCGTCAACTCGCTGCACGGCCAGGGCCTGAAAAACCTCGGCAAGGGCATCGAGCCTCTGGCCCGCGCCGAAGACGGCTTGGTCGAGGCCATTCACGCGCCTAGCCTGTCGCCGTTCCTGTTCGCCGTTCAGTGGCACCCGGAATGGCAAGCAGCGAAGAACCCGGACTCGGTGAAAATGTTCGAGGCCTTCGGTGAAGCCTGCCGCAAGCAAGTGGCCAAGGTTTCAGGCGTAAAGAAGTTTAGTTCCGCCGCCTGA
- a CDS encoding NAD(P)-dependent alcohol dehydrogenase yields the protein MSRMKAAIFVEKNRIVLDEKPIPEVGPSDALLRITTTTLCGTDVHILRGEYPVAKGLTIGHEPVGIIEKLGSQVQGFSEGQRVIAGAITPSGHSYACLCGCASQDGPGTAHGFRPAGGWKFGNTIDGCQAEYVLVPDAMANLSPIPDGLSDEQVLMCPDIMSTGFCGAERGGVRIGDTVAVFALGPIGLCAVAGAKLMGATTIIGVDTVPARMSVARQLGATHVVDFKQGNVVEQIMALTQGRGVDVSIEALGTQSTFESALRILRPGGTLSSLGVYSSDLSIPLSAFAAGLGDYSIVSTLCPGGKERMRRLMEVVGSGSVDLKPLVTHRFKLDDIEAAYELFAHQRDGVMKVAITP from the coding sequence ATGTCCCGCATGAAAGCGGCAATCTTCGTCGAAAAAAACCGCATTGTTCTGGATGAAAAACCCATTCCCGAAGTGGGTCCCTCCGATGCGCTGCTGCGCATTACCACCACCACCCTCTGCGGCACCGACGTGCATATCCTGCGCGGCGAGTACCCGGTCGCCAAAGGCCTGACCATCGGTCACGAGCCGGTCGGCATCATTGAAAAACTCGGCTCCCAGGTCCAGGGCTTTAGCGAAGGTCAGCGGGTGATCGCCGGCGCCATCACCCCCAGCGGCCACAGCTATGCCTGCCTGTGTGGTTGTGCTTCCCAGGACGGCCCCGGCACCGCCCACGGCTTTCGTCCGGCCGGCGGCTGGAAATTCGGCAACACCATCGACGGCTGCCAGGCCGAATACGTGCTGGTACCCGATGCCATGGCCAACCTGTCACCGATCCCCGACGGCCTGAGCGACGAGCAAGTGCTGATGTGCCCGGACATCATGTCTACCGGCTTCTGCGGCGCTGAACGCGGGGGCGTGCGTATTGGCGACACCGTCGCAGTGTTCGCCCTGGGGCCGATTGGCTTGTGCGCCGTGGCCGGGGCCAAGTTGATGGGTGCGACCACCATCATCGGCGTCGACACCGTGCCCGCGCGCATGAGCGTTGCCCGCCAGCTGGGCGCCACCCACGTGGTCGATTTCAAGCAAGGCAACGTGGTGGAGCAGATCATGGCCCTGACCCAGGGCCGGGGGGTGGACGTGTCGATCGAAGCCCTGGGCACGCAATCGACCTTCGAGTCGGCGCTGCGCATCCTGCGGCCGGGTGGCACGCTGTCGAGCCTTGGGGTGTATTCGTCCGACCTGAGCATTCCGCTGTCGGCCTTTGCCGCCGGGCTGGGTGACTACAGCATCGTCAGTACCCTGTGCCCCGGCGGCAAGGAGCGCATGCGGCGGCTGATGGAGGTGGTGGGCAGCGGCAGCGTCGACCTCAAGCCGCTGGTGACCCACCGCTTCAAGCTCGACGACATCGAAGCGGCCTATGAGCTGTTCGCGCACCAGCGTGACGGGGTCATGAAAGTCGCGATCACCCCGTAA